A genomic region of Fodinisporobacter ferrooxydans contains the following coding sequences:
- a CDS encoding TerB N-terminal domain-containing protein has protein sequence MSHLEWLRSIVDTVNQKHQNQANQSPVKHSTLGKSQASFEQEPAQDSFSFQETEATDELEQLYQKGLKGIKEPSFVLRNIKLYDAKPYSFYHTYPAFDQLDLKQLRWYLYWRQLVQQGIYADTKESYMFLYAFELLNLSFEPNPEKAIAMLIELYDAYKERVPRIAATVPTWIGDMHTEFGDPATASSWYERTKPQHLQTSMFEAYEETDIVPPFSLWKPLLNEQTAFYKKHGRALDECAAFLMEPLDEYFRKKQGKSLLQVLLPEKWVVEQARFYEWAVIERPVPFRRKVTYAPQYKGKHSSLEQLAACLRYLENHFRKEANVRPIQVDETYLPKPLQAVLDQVFQAYRKSRPQSRQLPSTKQNVLPKQMPVKDIHIDTAMIQSLHEESDRIRDTILAMEETSDQELTGFESPHSERRFDDESLPATAAGSAPRPLPKPETETVKELSRLFQNPVFSAEPLYTLSEWMEELADNERELINWWIGQSAQMLKESVVQGFVRSQGWMLHSLLDAINEKALECFGDILFEVDGGEIAWNPECIQEPLFD, from the coding sequence ATGTCACATTTGGAATGGCTTCGATCGATCGTGGATACGGTCAATCAAAAACACCAGAATCAAGCAAACCAATCCCCTGTAAAACATTCGACATTAGGGAAATCGCAGGCTTCTTTCGAACAGGAGCCGGCGCAAGACTCTTTTTCATTTCAGGAAACGGAAGCAACGGATGAATTGGAGCAATTGTATCAAAAAGGTTTAAAAGGCATCAAAGAACCGTCGTTTGTCTTGCGAAATATCAAACTATATGATGCAAAACCCTATTCTTTTTATCATACATATCCTGCATTCGATCAGCTTGATTTGAAGCAATTGCGTTGGTATCTGTATTGGCGGCAGTTGGTGCAACAAGGAATCTATGCGGATACGAAAGAAAGCTACATGTTTTTGTATGCATTTGAATTGCTGAATTTGTCTTTTGAACCAAATCCGGAAAAAGCGATTGCCATGCTCATCGAATTATATGACGCCTATAAAGAGCGCGTCCCTCGCATTGCGGCAACCGTACCTACCTGGATTGGCGATATGCATACAGAATTTGGCGATCCCGCCACAGCAAGTTCCTGGTATGAGCGAACAAAACCGCAACATCTTCAAACGTCCATGTTTGAAGCCTATGAAGAAACAGACATCGTCCCGCCCTTTTCTCTTTGGAAGCCGCTATTAAATGAACAAACGGCATTTTACAAGAAGCATGGGCGAGCTTTGGACGAGTGTGCTGCTTTTCTCATGGAGCCTTTGGATGAATATTTCCGGAAAAAACAAGGAAAATCCTTGTTGCAAGTACTATTGCCGGAAAAATGGGTTGTCGAACAAGCGCGATTTTACGAGTGGGCTGTGATCGAACGCCCTGTACCGTTTCGCAGAAAAGTAACATACGCTCCCCAATATAAGGGCAAGCATTCTTCATTGGAACAGTTGGCAGCTTGTTTGCGATATTTGGAAAACCATTTTCGAAAAGAAGCAAACGTTCGTCCGATCCAAGTGGATGAGACGTATTTGCCGAAGCCTTTACAAGCGGTATTGGATCAAGTATTTCAAGCATATCGGAAATCCCGCCCGCAATCCCGCCAGCTTCCATCGACAAAGCAGAATGTGTTGCCAAAGCAGATGCCCGTGAAAGACATTCACATCGATACGGCAATGATCCAATCCTTGCACGAAGAATCAGATCGGATACGGGATACTATTTTAGCCATGGAGGAGACTTCCGATCAAGAATTGACCGGATTTGAGTCGCCTCATTCCGAGCGACGATTTGATGATGAAAGCTTGCCGGCAACTGCGGCAGGTTCTGCGCCAAGACCGCTGCCAAAGCCAGAGACGGAAACGGTTAAAGAGCTGTCCCGGTTGTTTCAAAACCCCGTCTTCTCCGCAGAGCCGCTATATACTCTGTCGGAATGGATGGAGGAACTGGCTGACAATGAGCGGGAATTGATAAACTGGTGGATCGGCCAGTCTGCGCAAATGTTGAAAGAGTCTGTCGTCCAGGGATTTGTCCGCAGTCAGGGATGGATGCTGCACTCGTTATTGGATGCGATCAATGAAAAAGCATTAGAATGCTTTGGCGATATACTGTTTGAGGTTGACGGAGGCGAAATAGCCTGGAATCCGGAATGTATCCAGGAGCCTTTGTTTGATTGA
- a CDS encoding ATP-binding protein, with protein sequence MEVIRKKESAAILQSLGGGVVPRTGLEHVIVGRKQEIEQVLQELQAVQEGAGMIKMIIGDYGTGKSFFLSVTRHIALKMKFVTCDADFTPERRLYATDGKAVATYSELMRNMSTATRPDGGALSAILEKWISQVQSQVAVEKGFLDAAIDHPEFVQAVRSAIVQQIAGIEELVGGYDFAKVINAYFTGYIDSDSVRMGQALRWLRGEYHTKTEARQDLGVRDIIHDGNYYEYLKIMSTFVTAIGYSGLLILLDEAVNLYKITHPQSREKNYEKILSIYNDGMQGKAEHLYVLISGTPEFLDNERKGLFSYPALKSRLMANRFETDEYRDLNQPVIQLTPLQIEETFVLLQKIRAIHEAHYQYDSHVSDEEIRVFLQAFYSRPGAKEFLTPREILRDFIGAINLLQQHPGMDRQQVFASVTKAETNSSLFARFQG encoded by the coding sequence ATGGAAGTGATACGGAAAAAAGAGTCGGCAGCGATTTTGCAATCGTTAGGTGGCGGGGTGGTTCCACGTACTGGATTGGAACATGTGATCGTCGGCAGGAAACAGGAAATTGAGCAAGTGTTGCAGGAATTGCAAGCCGTTCAGGAAGGTGCCGGCATGATCAAAATGATCATTGGCGATTACGGGACGGGCAAAAGCTTCTTTCTGTCTGTGACCCGGCATATCGCTTTGAAAATGAAGTTTGTTACTTGTGATGCGGACTTTACACCGGAGCGCCGCTTGTATGCGACTGATGGAAAAGCGGTTGCCACCTATTCGGAACTGATGCGCAATATGTCTACAGCGACCCGGCCGGATGGCGGGGCGCTTTCGGCGATTTTGGAAAAATGGATCTCCCAAGTGCAATCACAAGTCGCGGTGGAGAAAGGATTTCTGGATGCGGCAATCGATCATCCGGAGTTTGTGCAAGCGGTTCGATCTGCGATTGTTCAGCAAATCGCGGGTATTGAAGAATTGGTAGGCGGATATGATTTTGCCAAAGTCATCAATGCGTACTTTACAGGGTATATTGACAGTGATTCGGTGCGCATGGGACAAGCCCTGCGTTGGCTGCGCGGCGAATACCATACTAAGACAGAGGCGCGGCAGGATCTTGGCGTGCGCGATATCATTCACGACGGCAATTACTATGAGTACTTAAAAATCATGAGCACGTTTGTAACTGCCATCGGGTACTCAGGATTATTGATTTTATTGGATGAAGCAGTCAACTTGTATAAGATTACACATCCCCAGTCACGGGAAAAAAATTACGAAAAGATTCTATCAATCTATAATGACGGCATGCAAGGCAAAGCAGAACATCTGTATGTACTGATCAGCGGTACTCCCGAGTTTTTGGATAATGAGCGAAAAGGTTTATTTTCCTATCCTGCATTAAAAAGCCGACTTATGGCAAATCGCTTTGAAACGGACGAATATCGGGATTTGAATCAACCGGTGATTCAATTAACGCCATTGCAGATCGAAGAAACGTTCGTATTGCTGCAAAAAATCCGGGCGATTCATGAAGCGCATTACCAATATGACAGCCATGTGAGTGATGAAGAGATCCGGGTGTTTTTACAGGCGTTCTACAGTCGGCCAGGGGCCAAGGAATTTTTGACGCCGCGGGAAATCCTCCGCGATTTTATCGGGGCCATTAATCTATTGCAGCAACATCCGGGCATGGACCGGCAGCAAGTGTTTGCAAGTGTGACAAAAGCAGAGACGAATTCATCATTGTTTGCGAGGTTTCAAGGATAG
- a CDS encoding DEAD/DEAH box helicase: protein MASNFELLSPRMKKIIYDMRWQALLPVQELAIPAILHTDRHVTIVAGTASGKTEAAFLPILTMVEKTAAEQLNVLYISPLRSLINDQFTRIEALCTRTDIPVHRWHGDVGMHQKKQLLTDPAGILQITPESLEAMFVNRSHSLRRMFEHVAFVVIDEVHAFLGRDRGIHLQSLLSRLSFYTSVDPRMIALSATVGEIPRVQTWMDPIHPEQVHVIDVKQERSDVLFALDYQEMFDGAIPAGVVRDIRELTRNISAMIFCNSRAQAETLSGELNAFAWNETGAQQKEPHYLIHHSSIDRKEREYVEQTMRTSQTPRSVICTSSLELGIDMGQVDMVIQVDATWSVSSLKQRAGRSGRRKGKRRMVQMYTFDSMGLLQAVAVTELMRSGYVEPADVYPIPYDVLFHQILSLCSERNGLTTNELLHMLQSLAPFRDIPEQEILELLAFAEGNDFLERLTNGQWIVGWNGETILNSQEFYSIFKTPEAYQVIADNHPIGTVEKNGWIDVGSTLLLAGRMWRILEIDDVQMAVRVVPSNTGTPPRYSGMAIKRGHRVSQKMFEILLEDAQYPYLMPQAKNQLECLRAYFVENGIKKHHRLIQRLGENRYIFHMFAGTDIQRTFVWMVRALGEKARMNELGHVELILRRHSIMGLFAAIVDKHWTGEELLPHTFDHERLQTKYSVYLPQTYKDRMHVSSEVDITGTLAFLGEIIPHEIE from the coding sequence ATGGCGAGCAATTTTGAACTGTTGTCACCCAGAATGAAAAAAATCATCTATGACATGCGTTGGCAGGCGCTGTTGCCCGTACAGGAACTGGCGATTCCGGCTATTCTGCACACAGACCGGCATGTTACCATCGTTGCCGGCACGGCGTCAGGAAAGACAGAAGCCGCTTTTTTGCCGATTTTGACCATGGTAGAAAAAACAGCGGCAGAGCAATTGAACGTACTCTATATATCTCCGCTGCGATCTTTGATTAATGATCAATTCACACGCATTGAGGCACTTTGTACCCGTACTGACATTCCGGTACATCGTTGGCACGGCGATGTCGGAATGCATCAAAAAAAACAACTGTTGACAGATCCGGCAGGTATTTTGCAAATCACTCCAGAGTCATTGGAAGCAATGTTTGTCAATCGATCCCATTCGTTGCGCCGGATGTTTGAGCATGTTGCTTTTGTTGTGATCGATGAAGTTCACGCGTTTCTGGGACGTGATCGCGGGATACATTTACAAAGCTTGTTGTCCCGGCTCTCCTTTTATACCAGTGTCGATCCGAGGATGATCGCCCTTTCGGCGACAGTGGGGGAGATTCCACGCGTTCAAACATGGATGGATCCTATTCATCCGGAGCAAGTGCATGTGATTGATGTCAAGCAAGAGCGGTCAGACGTTTTGTTCGCACTGGATTATCAGGAAATGTTCGATGGAGCGATTCCCGCTGGGGTTGTCCGCGATATTCGGGAGTTGACAAGAAACATCAGCGCCATGATTTTCTGCAACAGTCGCGCACAAGCTGAAACATTAAGCGGCGAACTCAATGCCTTTGCGTGGAATGAAACCGGTGCACAGCAAAAGGAACCACACTATTTGATTCATCACAGTTCCATTGATCGCAAAGAGCGGGAGTATGTGGAACAAACGATGCGTACATCGCAAACTCCCCGTTCCGTGATCTGTACAAGTTCCCTGGAGCTGGGGATCGATATGGGACAGGTGGACATGGTGATTCAAGTCGATGCGACCTGGAGCGTATCCAGCCTGAAACAGCGCGCAGGACGAAGCGGCAGGCGGAAAGGAAAACGGCGCATGGTGCAAATGTACACATTCGATTCCATGGGATTGCTGCAAGCCGTCGCCGTGACGGAGTTGATGCGTTCCGGGTATGTAGAACCTGCTGACGTATATCCAATTCCTTATGATGTGTTGTTTCATCAGATACTTTCTCTATGTTCCGAAAGAAATGGATTGACAACGAATGAGTTGTTGCACATGCTTCAAAGCCTGGCCCCTTTTCGTGACATTCCGGAACAGGAGATTTTAGAATTGTTGGCGTTTGCGGAAGGCAACGACTTTTTGGAGCGTTTGACAAACGGCCAATGGATTGTGGGTTGGAACGGTGAAACAATCCTGAATTCCCAAGAATTTTATTCGATTTTTAAGACACCGGAAGCGTACCAGGTGATCGCTGACAATCATCCGATTGGTACAGTTGAGAAAAATGGATGGATTGACGTAGGCAGTACGTTGTTGCTGGCCGGCCGTATGTGGCGTATCCTTGAAATCGACGATGTGCAGATGGCGGTTCGCGTCGTTCCATCGAATACAGGAACTCCTCCGCGCTATTCGGGCATGGCGATCAAACGCGGCCACCGGGTCTCCCAAAAAATGTTTGAGATCCTTTTGGAAGATGCACAGTACCCCTACTTAATGCCACAGGCCAAAAATCAACTGGAATGCTTACGAGCGTATTTTGTGGAGAATGGAATCAAGAAACATCATCGTTTGATTCAGAGGCTGGGCGAAAATCGCTATATCTTTCACATGTTTGCCGGCACGGATATTCAGCGGACATTTGTCTGGATGGTACGAGCCTTGGGAGAAAAAGCAAGAATGAATGAATTGGGACATGTGGAATTGATTTTGCGGCGACATTCGATCATGGGATTATTTGCTGCCATTGTCGATAAACACTGGACAGGTGAAGAATTATTGCCGCATACGTTTGACCACGAGCGCTTGCAAACGAAATATTCCGTGTATCTGCCGCAAACATACAAAGATCGGATGCATGTAAGTTCTGAGGTGGATATAACAGGAACTCTTGCGTTCTTAGGCGAAATCATACCGCATGAAATCGAGTAA
- a CDS encoding inorganic diphosphatase, translating into MNRLRASIGPGYPKRVFAILELVKGSRMRYEYDSKSDTFYPGRKLMNPFPANYGWIPETLSSDGEHLDVVVISDRRHRVGDIIQVDVVGILLRKDLDHKVIGVLRGTPHQQVTKISEDVLAQVRNWYDSMFRIEGYGDADKAFELIIEAHEAYKRKFNKTTR; encoded by the coding sequence ATGAATCGGTTACGAGCTTCCATTGGACCAGGATATCCGAAACGGGTGTTTGCGATTTTAGAATTGGTAAAAGGCAGCCGCATGCGATATGAATATGACAGTAAAAGTGATACGTTTTATCCGGGAAGAAAGTTGATGAATCCATTTCCGGCGAATTACGGATGGATACCGGAGACGCTTTCCAGTGATGGGGAACACTTGGACGTCGTTGTCATTTCAGATCGCCGCCATCGCGTTGGGGATATCATTCAAGTGGATGTTGTGGGGATTTTACTGCGAAAAGATCTCGATCATAAAGTCATCGGCGTGTTGCGGGGAACTCCACACCAGCAAGTCACCAAAATTTCCGAAGATGTGTTGGCACAAGTGCGCAATTGGTATGATTCCATGTTTCGGATTGAAGGGTATGGAGATGCGGATAAAGCGTTTGAACTTATTATTGAAGCACACGAAGCGTATAAAAGAAAATTTAATAAAACGACCCGGTAG
- a CDS encoding spore germination protein, with amino-acid sequence MPSVVGAFKVVSNSGQIEIGDTFAIAPKAASKTYTGSGAGNTGDFTSTFNYWNSTNTIDPDGNDQQVVGWPGSSFLW; translated from the coding sequence ATGCCGTCAGTAGTGGGTGCTTTTAAAGTTGTTTCGAATTCAGGGCAAATCGAAATCGGCGATACATTTGCAATAGCTCCAAAAGCTGCTTCAAAAACATATACCGGGTCAGGCGCAGGGAATACAGGAGATTTTACGTCGACATTCAACTATTGGAACTCGACCAATACGATCGATCCGGACGGAAACGATCAACAAGTGGTGGGGTGGCCCGGAAGTTCATTTCTATGGTAA